The Pseudomonadota bacterium genome contains a region encoding:
- a CDS encoding flagellar hook assembly protein FlgD, with the protein MAITSINASAYVPESDPFPVVGKKELNRQDFMTLFITQLQYQDPMKPMDSYEMASQLAQFSTMDSTMQMTETMEELLAYQTSQNNLQLLTLLDSEVQASGNMIGVNEGGTTVTEFIIPDVTSDCRVEIYDAADHQVRVIDMGAISAGTYELDWDTKDQRGDQVPDGAYYYKVKALNVAGNNMEADYRSTGRVTGIEFESGQALLTVNGYVNLSVAEVLKVN; encoded by the coding sequence ATGGCAATAACAAGCATAAACGCTTCGGCGTACGTTCCGGAGTCCGACCCGTTTCCGGTGGTCGGCAAAAAAGAATTGAATCGCCAGGATTTCATGACGCTGTTCATTACGCAGCTGCAGTATCAGGATCCGATGAAACCCATGGACAGCTATGAAATGGCTTCGCAGCTTGCGCAGTTCAGCACCATGGATTCCACCATGCAGATGACTGAAACCATGGAGGAGCTTCTGGCCTACCAGACATCCCAGAATAACTTGCAGCTCTTGACCCTGCTTGACAGCGAGGTTCAGGCCAGCGGCAATATGATCGGCGTCAATGAGGGTGGCACAACGGTAACTGAATTCATCATACCGGATGTAACCAGTGACTGCCGGGTGGAGATTTACGATGCAGCAGACCACCAGGTCAGGGTTATTGACATGGGAGCGATTTCAGCCGGCACCTATGAGCTTGACTGGGATACCAAGGATCAGCGTGGTGACCAGGTTCCTGACGGCGCCTATTATTACAAAGTGAAAGCATTGAACGTCGCAGGAAATAATATGGAAGCGGATTATCGCAGCACCGGCAGGGTGACCGGGATTGAATTCGAATCCGGCCAGGCACTGCTGACAGTCAACGGTTACGTAAATCTCAGCGTCGCTGAGGTTCTAAAAGTCAATTAA
- a CDS encoding flagellar hook-length control protein FliK: MTSFLQYMQAKKTTESNKSLLGVSDNKAANEAGLPVGANAGGGFDTSQQNLSGIAGILGNLVRVLEEAVSEVGTEPGEWIFNLPDTSLIEKICLGAGMTKEETAVLLQNLEENNGNIGLEDFLGDLKMYFERLAKVKTVTVPETDLPLLEAILNKMGVDIEEIQKISEYAVNGDDQVDLALFLEGLINAEKASGQKLQAISLTPWEAEQLQDILSRAGVSEYLQNAMFSEGENQQILFGMERLKAMLTNGVAEVESSRKQADVPVFMNNLFDLLAQAGFDNKSGGWSPVVLDSIGSAYKELLVAVDKSTVQIKNIKGDMPSTEEFFFDEAVQPWFSEIEDGSIDLKLLPKNKSLEGFKTGAFLKDQETITNTGAKTDFIAQGANSLQQGFAGVVDEPEIILPQTRLSSSFQQQVYQQLTESVSRGLKNNEHHLVLKLYPPELGEVKVDLFIRDEKVSVSFNMENNKVKQIMENNMEQFRSDMEQRGFDLEDCNVSVGQHDTPEDAKRHELAWHGTRAGQFENLSDLPEDVLYLRAQQLLEREGGVSLFV, translated from the coding sequence GTGACTTCATTCCTGCAATACATGCAAGCCAAAAAAACTACGGAATCCAATAAGAGTCTCCTGGGTGTTTCCGATAATAAAGCGGCAAATGAGGCCGGTTTGCCGGTGGGAGCAAATGCCGGGGGTGGTTTCGATACATCACAGCAAAACTTATCAGGGATTGCAGGGATTCTCGGTAATCTCGTCAGGGTTCTTGAAGAGGCGGTCAGCGAGGTCGGGACCGAACCCGGTGAATGGATTTTCAATCTCCCGGATACCTCTCTCATTGAAAAAATATGCCTTGGGGCCGGGATGACAAAAGAAGAGACAGCCGTGTTACTCCAGAATCTTGAAGAAAATAACGGCAACATCGGTCTTGAGGATTTCCTTGGCGACCTGAAGATGTATTTTGAACGACTTGCCAAGGTTAAAACTGTGACGGTCCCAGAAACAGACCTGCCTTTGCTTGAGGCAATACTCAACAAGATGGGCGTTGATATCGAAGAAATCCAGAAAATTTCAGAATACGCGGTAAACGGCGATGATCAGGTTGACCTGGCGCTTTTCCTTGAAGGGCTGATAAATGCTGAAAAAGCTTCCGGGCAGAAACTGCAGGCTATTTCTCTTACTCCATGGGAAGCCGAACAATTGCAGGATATCCTCTCCCGTGCCGGGGTGAGTGAATATCTCCAGAATGCAATGTTCAGTGAGGGCGAGAATCAGCAGATTCTTTTCGGGATGGAGCGTCTCAAGGCAATGCTGACCAACGGAGTCGCTGAAGTTGAGTCAAGCCGCAAACAGGCGGATGTGCCTGTTTTCATGAACAATCTTTTCGATCTTCTTGCCCAGGCCGGGTTTGATAATAAATCCGGAGGCTGGTCGCCGGTGGTATTGGACTCCATCGGTTCCGCATATAAGGAACTTCTGGTTGCAGTGGATAAATCCACCGTACAGATCAAGAATATAAAAGGCGATATGCCTTCCACCGAGGAATTCTTCTTTGATGAGGCGGTACAGCCCTGGTTTTCAGAAATTGAAGACGGAAGCATAGATTTAAAACTGCTGCCGAAGAATAAAAGCCTTGAAGGATTTAAAACAGGCGCATTCCTTAAGGATCAGGAAACTATCACCAACACCGGTGCCAAGACGGATTTCATCGCGCAGGGTGCCAATTCTCTTCAGCAAGGCTTTGCCGGAGTTGTTGATGAGCCGGAAATCATCCTGCCGCAGACACGACTTTCATCATCATTTCAACAGCAGGTATATCAGCAGTTAACCGAAAGTGTTTCCCGTGGGTTGAAGAATAACGAACACCATCTGGTTCTCAAACTGTATCCGCCGGAGCTTGGCGAAGTGAAGGTTGATCTCTTTATCCGGGATGAAAAAGTTTCGGTGTCGTTCAACATGGAAAATAACAAGGTCAAGCAGATCATGGAGAACAATATGGAGCAGTTCCGCAGCGATATGGAACAGCGCGGTTTTGACCTGGAAGATTGCAATGTTTCAGTGGGTCAACATGATACGCCGGAAGATGCCAAGCGCCACGAACTTGCATGGCATGGTACGCGGGCGGGACAATTTGAAAACCTCTCCGACCTTCCGGAAGACGTGCTTTATCTCAGGGCACAGCAGCTTCTTGAAAGAGAAGGCGGGGTCAGTCTTTTTGTTTAA